A segment of the Sphingobium sp. EM0848 genome:
TCAACGAGGAGCTCATCGCGGCCTTCCAGGCCGCCAGCTCGCCGCACTCAATCCGCGCGCTGAAGTCGGACCTCGAGGCGTTCGATCTCTGGTGCCGGCGTACCAACCGGATCGCGCTCCCCGCAACCCCCGAGGTCGTCGCCGACTATCTCGACGCGCGGGCGGGGCAGGGAGCGAAGCCCGCCTCGCTCGGCCGCTACAGGGCATCGATCGCCAAAATCCACCAGTTGCTCGACCTCAAGGACCCGACCCAGGCCGAGCTGGTCAAGCTGCGGTTACGTGCAGTCCGCCGCGAGAAGGGGACGGCGCAGGCCCAGGCGCGGCCGCTGCGCTTCAAGGGGCCGGTGCGCGATGTCGCAGTCGACGCGCCGCGCGGGCTCAATGTGCGCGCATTGCTCGAGGCCTGCGCTGACGATCTGCCGGGGCTGCGCGATCGCGCTCTGCTCTCGGTCGCCTACGATACCGGACTCCGGGCGTCCGAGCTGGTGGCCATCGCGGTCGAGCATATCCTTGATGCCATCGATCCCGAGGCGCGGCTGCTCGCGATCCCACGAAGTAAGGGCGATCAGGACGGGGAGGGGGCAACCGCGTTTTTGTCACCTCGCTCGGTGCGCGCCATTGCTGCTTGGCAGAAGGCTGCGGGGATCGTGGTAGGTCCGCTGTTCCGGAGGGTGCAGGTGCGGCGCTACAAGGCTCGCGCCGCTGTGAAACCGCGCCGGATCGAGACGATTTCGGGGCGCGAGGCCTGGGATCTTCGCAAGCTCATGGGCCGACCCGCGGTTCCCGCGCGGGTAGAATACGATGTGGGCGAGGGGGCACTCCATCCCGGCTCGATCGGTCCGATCTGGCGGACAATCATCCAGCGGGCGTTCGATCGCGGGGCGCTCGGCGACTTGACCGCCGATGATCTGGTGCGGCTGCTCAAGGGAATCAGCGCGCATTCGACGCGGGTGGGATTGAACCAGGACCTGTTTGTAAGCGGCGAGGACCTTGCCGGCATCATGGATGCGTTGCGCTGGAAAAGTCCGCGCATGCCGCTTGCATACAATCGCAATCTCGCCGCGGAGGCTGGGGCGGTCGGTCGCCTTACCAAGCGGCTCGAATGACTGTCACATGGATCGTGCGAAATTGCTGCACGAAAAGGCACCTGCGGCAACGTTGACCCAAGATGGCGAGCGTTACGTCAGCTGCAGGAAGCCATCGACCAGGCCTAGTGTGGCCTCACGCATTCCTTGGCGTGCTCGGGGCAATCGAGCTGGCGCGCGGGCCCTGGGCTAAGCTTGGTCACTACCGGCTGCTGACTAATGGGCGGTGCGACATGGGACGGCTTGACCGGTGATGGGTTGCCACCGGAATCCGGTAGATTTTTACGCGGCGGAAACGCTGGCCGATCGCGCTCTACGACGACCGCCTTCGCCGGCGGCGGCTCTTGCGTCGCATTACGGAAGCCCATCGCGTAAAATAGCGGATCAAGGAGTAAAAGCAGGACGAATGTACCGAACGCCCGCAGCAGGTGCTCGTGCGTCACACGGATGCGGGTAATCTTCGCATTGACTGCGTCTCTCGACCGCCTGGTTGCCAGGAGCGTGCCGCGCGTAAGTTTGCGCAGCGGCTTCTGCGTCTGCCACGCCGCCGCAATTTCCGCCTCCCCCACGCGTTGAAAGCCAGCCACTTGAAGCGTCTTGAAGGCGTGATAACCGGCCGCCGCAATGTAGATCGTCGCCACCGCCAGCACGAACAGCCGCGCGGCATCGGGCGCCGGCCCGGCTTTCTTCTCCCAGTTGGCTGCCTGGAGCGTGATGATGACGGGGACGAGTGCGGCCAGGACGGCAAGGTAGGTCGTGGCCTTGCTTTCAGCGGTCCGAACACGCTCAATCTCGGTGGCCGAGACCTTCTGGGCCTCGTCTAGCGCCCGTTCGTCGTTCAAGGTGTAGTCGGCAGCCTCAATGGCGGCGATGTCTCTCTGAAGGCGCTGGTCCTCGACCGCCTGCTCAGCGGGCGTGAGCTTTTCGATGTATGGGAAGATTAGGTCGAGGGCGCGCCAGCCATTCATTCGCCGCGGTCGCCAGCGAGAGCATCGACGATGGCGGCGGTTACCGGCGCTCCCGTCCGCTGCTCGATCCAGGCCCACTGCCCATTCGGATTGGCCTCAAGGAACCAGAAGCGGCCGTCTTCGTCCTCCACAAGATCGATCGCAGCAAATCGCAGGCCGAGGTCCCGGGTCACCGCGATGCAGGCCAAGGCCAGATCCACAGGCAGCTCCATCGCCTCGTGCGCGAGATCGAGACGAACGCCCTTGCGCCAGTCGACCTGGGTCTCGTCGTGCGCCTGCGACAGGATCCTCGTCGCGAAGATCGCGCCGTCGATCACGACCACCCGGACGTCTGACCTTTTGAGGATCTCCCGCTGCAGTATCAGCGGCGCTTGTCGAACGGCCTCCGTGTCGCCAGCCTCAAGCTCGGCAACCCGACTGGTGAAGATGACGCTGCCGACCTCGCCGTCGTCGATCAGGGCGTGGCGCAACGGCTTCGCCACCATGGAACCTTCGGCGAGGAAGGCCTGCGCCGCGTCGAAGGAGTTGGTAACGAGCGTATCGGGGATCGCCAGCCCCATGCGGCGCGCGGCGGCGAGCTGCCGCGGCTTGTCCTCCGCCCGCAGGATCGAAAATGGTGAGTTCAGCCAGCGGCCTTCGAGCACGTTCCAGAGGCTGCGCAGGATCGCCGACCATTCAGCGGTCACATAGGCGGCGGTCGCCTCCGCGCCTTCCGCCTCGAAGCTACCAGGCCGACGGTAATAGGCGCCGGTGACGTCCGAAAGGGAAAAGCTGCCGCACGGTCCGGTGAGCGTCAGTTCCGCAGGATCGCCATTTGCCATCACAAGTTCGTGTTGCGGTAGGTCCTCGGTGTTGAGGCGGATGAATGGCAGCCCGCGCCTGCGCATCTCGAGAACGACGAAGTCCGTCGTGACGTCGCGCTTGTTGGTGACGAGAAGGATCAAGCCGGGTCGTCCGCTCACCAGTACGGCGTCACCGCCTCGTCGTCCCGTTCCTGCTGAACGTCAGTCTTGGTCGTCAGCTCTGGAAGGCAAAGCGAGGCGTCCTCGTCATCCGCTTCCTGCCTGACTTTGGTAAACGTGCCTGTCTCCATCGACCCGAACCGCGTGGGATCGTCGTCATCAACCTCAACATGCGTCATGGTCTTGCTCTGCGTAGCGACCAGTGATCCACCCGCGACCTCAATGATCGGAACTTCGCCATCCTCGCTGTCGATGACCCAGACGCCGAGCTCGGGAGAATAGCGGCCAGGCATCTCTGAGTCGGCTGACCGAGGTGTCGCGAAGCGGAGCAGGAATGGATCAGTTTTGATGACAGGGGAGAAAAAGGTCATTGGCAACAGTCCCACATCGAGGATCGCGTCAGGAACATATAGAGAAAACGAGACGGGAAGGTAAGGGCCTCAACGATCATTTCGGCATTGGAACTTCCGCAATAGCAACCGCACTCGGCAAGCGGGCATAGGAATCGCTCGCCCCCCGGAGCGAAACTCGTGGTGAAGCGCGCCAATGTTTCTATTTCGTTCCCATATGGGCGTGCTAGAAACGCCCGTATGAAGCTTACTGAACTCCGCCATCGCGTCGAGCGTTACATCAGCGGCGATTGTCGCGTGGCAGATCTCGACCGGATTTTCCTCGGGTTGCGCGATCGCTGTTATGGCCTCGCCTCCATCCGAGAGATTGGTGACTTCGTTGCGCATCGCGATCAGCGTGAAAAGGGACCTGTCACCGACAAGGTCAAGGACATCCAGCTGAGTTTGGAGTCGTGGCTTGCCCAAGGCGAAGGAAAGATTCCCGATCTCGCCGCGGCGAAGCGGATCAGCGTCGCTAACCTGCGCACTGCCACTGACGCGCAACTTGACGCGCGGCTGGGTTTGAGGCGTGACGTGGTGAAGGCCGTGCTCGCCCAGGCCATCAAGAAGATGGAGAGCGACCGCTACGACAAGATGACCTTGCGGGAACAAGCGGTCTTCAACTACTTAGCGGCCGCCTTCATCTGGAACCCGGCATTCACGGACGAGCAGGTCGCTCAGGATCTCGCAACCGTTCTCGTCAAGGCCGGCGCGCTTCTCAAGGACGAACGCGCCGCCTTTGATGGCAACAATGCTTTCCTAGCCCTCTACGTCACGGCGTTGATGCATGACTCTGCGGTCGTGATGGACGATGGATCTCGGTTCGAACTGGTTGCTGGCTTCGCCAACAAGGAGAGCCGGATCGAGGTAAAGGCTCGCATCGAACTTGCGGGCTGGGGCAAACCGGTCACCGCGCCAATCTGCGTGTTCTGGACCAGGCTGATCGGCACCGATCACTGTTCGGAAGATCTGGCTGCGGTGCCTGGCGCTTGGAACGGCGCGATCGAGATCGACGCTTCAGGTCGCCTCGCCAGCTTCGCCTGAGCGCAACGCCGGTCTTGAATTCAAGCCGGTTCCAATTCGTCAGCATGGACAGACGGATAAGCAGATTCGTGGCCCGGCGAAGGGCGATTTCTTTTTTGCAAGGATGGGTGTCCGTTTTTGTCACCCTCATCGCCGATTGTAGTGTTGTGACAACCGAATCGGAGACGACAGGATGAAATGCGTAAGCAGGGCCTCGATCGGCCGCCATATCATCGACATCGATGGCTGCCTGCGGGCGACCAATCATTCGTCTGTGTCTGCTGAGGATATTCTCGCACTCGGTGGGTCGGCTACGCGAAACTTAGAGGTTTGGCTGGAAATCTATGGGGAGAGCTGGCTGCTCGGCCCTTTGGATCGCGTCGAGCTTGATGCGAATACGGTCGCTTTTTTTCGGACGCGCGCCCGCGCACCGGCAGATTTCGCCTTCAATCGTGCGGAGCGCGCGACCATCGCTCTTGCGGCCTGAGGCGATATCATGAAGCTGGTTTCTCAGTTTACGTCTTTTCTCAAAGACACGGTCAACCTCAATCAGACCCGCATCGACCTGCTTGAATCCAACGTGGAAGCGATCAGGAATTTCATCCGCCAGTGCGAATGGTCCCCCCGGGTCCGTGGATTTGAAGAACAGGGTTCGTGGGCGCACGACACGATTATCAAGCCGGTTGATGGCGGCGAATTCGATGCTGACCTTCTGGTTGTCGTGGATCCCGTCGATGGCTGGAGCGCGAAGGACTATGTCGCGAAGCTGGGAAAGGCATTCGCTGACAGCTCCGTCTATGGCTCCAAGGCTAAAACCTGGGACTATTGCGTCACCATCACCTATCCCGGCGAGCGCAAGGTCGATATCGCCCCGCTGGTTCGATCACGGAAATATGACGGAAGCCAGGAGGTCTGCAATCGTGCTGCCGACCGCTTCGATGCCAGCGAACCGGTGGAATTCACGGCATGGCTCCGTGAGCGCAATGCACTGTCGGGATCAAACAGCTTCCGCAAAGTGACGCGATTGATGAAATATCTCCGGGACATCAAGACTACGTTCACCTGCCCCTCGGTTTTGCTCACGACGCTGCTGGGCATGCAGATCCACTGGTACGACAAGGATTCCGACGCATTTTCGGATGTCCCTACCACCCTGCGGACAGTCATCGGACGGCTTGATGATTGGCTGCAGGATCGGCCGGCTAAACCGCGGGTGGAGAACCCGA
Coding sequences within it:
- a CDS encoding tyrosine-type recombinase/integrase encodes the protein MAGPGSAIVALPAATMPEIAWTVTQMRAGKRITVNEELIAAFQAASSPHSIRALKSDLEAFDLWCRRTNRIALPATPEVVADYLDARAGQGAKPASLGRYRASIAKIHQLLDLKDPTQAELVKLRLRAVRREKGTAQAQARPLRFKGPVRDVAVDAPRGLNVRALLEACADDLPGLRDRALLSVAYDTGLRASELVAIAVEHILDAIDPEARLLAIPRSKGDQDGEGATAFLSPRSVRAIAAWQKAAGIVVGPLFRRVQVRRYKARAAVKPRRIETISGREAWDLRKLMGRPAVPARVEYDVGEGALHPGSIGPIWRTIIQRAFDRGALGDLTADDLVRLLKGISAHSTRVGLNQDLFVSGEDLAGIMDALRWKSPRMPLAYNRNLAAEAGAVGRLTKRLE
- a CDS encoding MvdC/MvdD family ATP grasp protein gives rise to the protein MILLVTNKRDVTTDFVVLEMRRRGLPFIRLNTEDLPQHELVMANGDPAELTLTGPCGSFSLSDVTGAYYRRPGSFEAEGAEATAAYVTAEWSAILRSLWNVLEGRWLNSPFSILRAEDKPRQLAAARRMGLAIPDTLVTNSFDAAQAFLAEGSMVAKPLRHALIDDGEVGSVIFTSRVAELEAGDTEAVRQAPLILQREILKRSDVRVVVIDGAIFATRILSQAHDETQVDWRKGVRLDLAHEAMELPVDLALACIAVTRDLGLRFAAIDLVEDEDGRFWFLEANPNGQWAWIEQRTGAPVTAAIVDALAGDRGE
- a CDS encoding nucleotidyltransferase, encoding MKLVSQFTSFLKDTVNLNQTRIDLLESNVEAIRNFIRQCEWSPRVRGFEEQGSWAHDTIIKPVDGGEFDADLLVVVDPVDGWSAKDYVAKLGKAFADSSVYGSKAKTWDYCVTITYPGERKVDIAPLVRSRKYDGSQEVCNRAADRFDASEPVEFTAWLRERNALSGSNSFRKVTRLMKYLRDIKTTFTCPSVLLTTLLGMQIHWYDKDSDAFSDVPTTLRTVIGRLDDWLQDRPAKPRVENPKLSSEDFAASWTDTQYLNFRSFIHKYRGWIDEAYLAEDRAASITAWRRVFGEAFAKGEVVEASKANGEGVSRVRALLTSTAAHLDSLVEVVRDYGVSVLPDFFYRPPHMLEPSWSRAPHVSRDVHVTATWHQTRNVNAIRTVTPGEVLSRRGGLWFEARIGGGQPLPSGFRVQWRITNTGAAALSLRQGRGDFYTPQQNGRRWEELHYRGVHLAEAFIIRMADDVLVGQSPPFHVVIE